The following are from one region of the Lepeophtheirus salmonis chromosome 8, UVic_Lsal_1.4, whole genome shotgun sequence genome:
- the LOC121122081 gene encoding uncharacterized protein isoform X6: MYSPSSSPRKGPFGSNKGSPRKNLLSPSDVTPFSWKITKSAYIQLALSLLCSLFFNGPDGLNIFGNELLSQTNGIIPMSVPMDRRKGDGGGCTVGDIPLSRRSNLNQNSASRPRTQSLIPLGKSHSVGSGGIQRIRPTGSAGGEGSLGGILSGKSVREYDETLRDLQRDNFNLKLRIYFLEERMGHGDGINFSSDKNSEDSMIELKMTCERLKYDINEKSELLQEARFAIEDLENQLHNVSEKREKEKKSMEEKLKSLECELKDACNLTYRLNNNNNIPSKRDPSNHPSFFNSPVHKRVVSSGEEFGDSDDSLLREVEIEMRRKVNFEGPIGLPLPVVLENKEKEEVVGRQQELEDNVERLNKVIKETDKCLRNAQNVVAARVVEIEGLKSQLQDRDTQIHDMKIMNEKLQKSDHAKELEIEDLKLKRDETLELLDKAKVDLESEIMKYDKGLRRKERIIKDLSYEVEIKNKKVQELQTKLKIRSLDALEKDILSKDEESDNDRNDFGLTTCVVTPTTSNIIPNQHQPMNEGNENSGNKWGLNVVTQSLHIPPNSKNAIPTWEVKKLREDIRILRDFLKIRVHEKKNLLSQIAELNKRITMSRRSSLSSTFQANTPPPLREITNISCQTEEISSAGSHERNTLKAQLYAIADKLRNVERSSLETDKIVSDLRNIAANLNMAHRERRESHYSDSSSDWTGGLPDPSLIMPYLEFDDGGRNGDDERVYSLSNGRLNDPKKFSIYSMLEQFQPTDVDEHCEGSPLHQSMESLSMHEPAILSEDSWSQPDVSEARNRMGIPPLTIAATTTTNNSNNCTLSKFNNNSSVVLHLGLDDEKESDLNISQRTANQECIMGNCLKENLARIKIVMDSLSYEIDSTNSIDSDVTDEEDDIIEGEIRDRNFMIHSNITGMNELKNINIKVCYSCSERISKELQNSLRRSNTLLKYSTSTIRRLKRIIRHHEIHSEKSRDELNYTMNTLSELESSLLDVRNKSEETENLLRNQLEVKLKELEYKNKETQNIKTKLNENYNLVAQLSSENLSLSREKTRLEESLLCFQKIESSPEHCKKQYPLEKMNSSYRPLTNDSNGCWSMPQSKNTKIRSSNLRSSPETSSSFDFLSENASKNLNSFSVSKSNNANINNNNIVVPVTPPPLRLHRIGSRSSLRKKNQNRNSCIISEAEECTNSIGKMKETGKHFSSIGNLSGTSDISSPDLGVDMSSSDPFSSLERRCLSNSDTIGSIMHENYQLRRENKQLIEKLSRPISNFKDTMD, translated from the exons CTTTAATGGCCCAGATGGCTTAAACATATTCGGAAATGAACTCTTATCACAAACAAATGGGATTATCCCAA TGTCAGTGCCGATGGATCGACGGAAGGGCGATGGAGGAGGTTGTACAGTTGGAGATATTCCTCTGTCACGGAGATccaatttgaatcaaaatagtGCATCTCGGCCACGAACGCAGTCCCTCATCCCTTTAGGGAAATCTCATTCTGTGGGTAGTGGCGGGATACAACGGATTCGTCCCACTGGGAGTGCAGGAGGGGAGGGGTCATTGGGTGGTATTTTATCTGGGAAGAGTGTGAGAGAGTATGACGAAACTCTACGAGACTTGCAAAGAGATAACTTCAACTTGAAGCTACGCATATACTTTTTGGAGGAACGAATGGGACATGGGGACGGAATTAATTTCTCTTCTGACAAAAACAGTGAGGACTCTATGATAGAGCttaag ATGACCTGTGAGCGTttgaaatatgatataaatgaaaaatcagaGCTTTTGCAAGAGGCAAGATTCGCAATTGAGGATCTAGAAAATCAACTCCACAATGTATCAGAAAAAcgtgaaaaggaaaaaaagtcaaTGGAGGAAAAACTCAAGTCATTAGAGTGCGAATTAAAGGATGCGTGTAACCTAACATACCGCCTCAATAACAACAATAACATCCCATCCAAACGTGATCCATCGAATCATCCATCCTTTTTCAATAGTCCAGTTCATAAAAGAGTTGTTAGCAGCGGTGAGGAGTTTGGTGACTCTGATGATTCTCTACTCAGGGAGGTTGAGATTGAGATGAGGAGGAAAGTCAACTTTGAGGGACCTATAGGCCTTCCACTCCCTGTTGTATtagaaaataaggaaaaagaGGAAGTTGTGGGACGGCAACAGGAATTGGAAGACAATGTGGAGAGATTGAATAAAGTTATTAAGGAAACAGATAAATGTCTTAGAaat GCTCAAAATGTTGTTGCGGCTCGAGTTGTGGAGATCGAGGGATTGAAATCTCAGTTACAGGATAGGGATACTCAAATACATGATATGAAGATCATGAATGAAAAGCTACAAAAGAGTGATCAT GCAAAAGAGTTGGAAATAGAAGACTTGAAATTAAAACGAGACGAGACGTTGGAACTTTTAGACAAGGCTAAGGTTGATTTAGAGtctgaaataatgaaatatgataAGGGACTTCGGCGGAAAGAGAGGATAATCAAA gaTCTCTCATATGAAGtggagattaaaaataaaaaagttcaagagCTTCAAACTAAACTAAAAATTCGAAGTCTTGATGCCTTAGAAAAGGATATATTGTCAAAAGATGAG GAATCTGACAATGATAGAAATGATTTTGGTTTGACTACCTGTGTTGTAACTCCTACTACATCTAATATCATACCAAATCAACATCAACCAATGAATGAAGGCAACGAGAATAGTGGAAATAAATGGGGTCTGAATGTTGTCACTCAGAGTCTCCATATTCCACCGAATAGTAAGAATGCTATCCCAACCTGGGAAGTCAAGAAGTTAAGAGAGGACATTAGaattttaagggattttttgaAGATCCGTGTCCacgaaaagaaaaatctattaaGCCAAATTGCAGAGTTAAATAAGAGGATTACCATGAGCAGGAGATCTAGTCTAAGTAGCACGTTTCAAGCTAATACTCCTCCTCCACTCCGGGAGATCACCAATATATCTTGTCAAACAGAAGAAATTTCTTCTGCCGGCTCTCATGAAAGAAACACGCTCAAGGCTCAGCTCTATGCTATCGCAGATAAGTTGAGAAACGTTGAACGATCCTCTCTTGAAACGGACAAAATTGTATCTGACTTGAGAAACATTGCTGCTAACTTAAATATGGCCCATCGAGAAAGGAGAGAGTCTCATTACTCTGATAGTTCGTCTGATTGGACTGGGGGCCTTCCGGATCCGAGTCTTATTAtgccatatttggaatttgaTGATGGCGGAAGGAATGGAGATGATGAGAGGGTCTACTCCTTAAGCAATGGGCGTTTAAATGATCCCAAAAAGTTTTCAATCTATTCTATGCTGGAGCAATTCCAACCCACAGATGTTGATGAACACTGTGAAGGATCCCCTTTACATCAGTCAATGGAAAGTTTAAGTATGCATGAGCCAGCCATTCTGAGTGAGGATTCATGGTCTCAACCGGATGTGAGTGAGGCACGGAATCGAATGGGGATACCTCCTCTCACCATTGCTGCAACAACAACGACGAATAACAGTAATAATTGTACTCtgagtaaatttaataataacagtAGTGTTGTACTTCATCTTGGACTCGATGATGAAAAGGAGTCGGATCTAAATATTTCTCAAAGAACGGCAAATc AAGAATGTATCATGGGAAATTGTCTGAAGGAGAACCTTGCTCGAATCAAGATTGTCATGGATAGTCTAAGCTACGAAATTGATTCAACTAATAGTATTGACTCTGACGTTACAGATGAAGAAGATGACATAATCGAGGGAGAAATAAGGGACCGTAATTTTATGATCCACTCCAATATTACCGGAATGaatgaattaaagaatattaatattaaggtaTGTTACTCTTGTTCAGAGCGCATCTCCAAAGAGCTACAAAATAGTCTTCGTCGCTCAAATACTCTACTTAAATATTCAACTTCTACTATACGACGTCTCAAACGCATCATTCGACACCATGAAATCCATTCCGAAAAATCTCGCGATGAGCTGAATTATACAATGAATACTTTGTCAGAACTAGAATCTTCACTTCTGGATGTACGAAATAAATCTGAGGAAACGGAGAATCTTCTTCGTAATCAGCTTGAAGTCAAATTGAAGGAactagaatataaaaacaaggaaaCTCAGAATATAAAGACTAAATTAAACGAAAACTACAATCTTGTTGCCCAGCTCAGCTCTGAAAATTTGAGCTTATCTCGAGAAAAAACGAGGCTTGAAGAGTCCCTTctctgttttcaaaaaatagaatcctCTCCAGAGCATTGTAAGAAGCAGTATCCccttgaaaaaatgaatagttcGTATAGGCCTCTAACCAATGATTCGAATGGGTGCTGGAGTATGCCGCAAAGTA aaaacaCCAAAATACGCTCATCTAACTTAAGATCTTCGCCAGAAACCTCTTCAAGTTTTGACTTTCTTTCCGAAAACgcctctaaaaatttaaatagcttTTCAGTCTCAAAGTCTAATAACGcaaacatcaataataataatattgttgtcCCTGTCACACCTCCACCCCTTCGGCTACATCGAATAGGATCCCGCTCTAGTCTAcgcaaaaagaatcaaaatcgTAATAGTTGCATTATTTCTGAAGCAGAGGAGTGTACTAATAGTATTGGCAAGATGAAGGAGACTGGAAAACATTTTAGTTCCATTGGTAATTTGTCTGGAACGTCAGATATATCTTCTCCAGATCTAGGAGTGGATATGAGTTCCTCCGATCCTTTCTCTAGTCTTGAGAGGCGGTGTTTATCGA ATTCAGATACCATAGGTAGTATCATGCATGAAAACTATCAACTACGACGGGAAAATAAGCAACTGATTGAGAAGTTGAGTCGGCCAATTTCAAACTTCAAGGACACGATGGATTAA
- the LOC121122081 gene encoding uncharacterized protein isoform X4, whose protein sequence is MYSPSSSPRKGPFGSNKGSPRKNLLSPSDVTPFSWKITKSAYIQLALSLLCSLFFNGPDGLNIFGNELLSQTNGIIPMSVPMDRRKGDGGGCTVGDIPLSRRSNLNQNSASRPRTQSLIPLGKSHSVGSGGIQRIRPTGSAGGEGSLGGILSGKSVREYDETLRDLQRDNFNLKLRIYFLEERMGHGDGINFSSDKNSEDSMIELKMTCERLKYDINEKSELLQEARFAIEDLENQLHNVSEKREKEKKSMEEKLKSLECELKDACNLTYRLNNNNNIPSKRDPSNHPSFFNSPVHKRVVSSGEEFGDSDDSLLREVEIEMRRKVNFEGPIGLPLPVVLENKEKEEVVGRQQELEDNVERLNKVIKETDKCLRNAQNVVAARVVEIEGLKSQLQDRDTQIHDMKIMNEKLQKSDHAKELEIEDLKLKRDETLELLDKAKVDLESEIMKYDKGLRRKERIIKESDNDRNDFGLTTCVVTPTTSNIIPNQHQPMNEGNENSGNKWGLNVVTQSLHIPPNSKNAIPTWEVKKLREDIRILRDFLKIRVHEKKNLLSQIAELNKRITMSRRSSLSSTFQANTPPPLREITNISCQTEEISSAGSHERNTLKAQLYAIADKLRNVERSSLETDKIVSDLRNIAANLNMAHRERRESHYSDSSSDWTGGLPDPSLIMPYLEFDDGGRNGDDERVYSLSNGRLNDPKKFSIYSMLEQFQPTDVDEHCEGSPLHQSMESLSMHEPAILSEDSWSQPDVSEARNRMGIPPLTIAATTTTNNSNNCTLSKFNNNSSVVLHLGLDDEKESDLNISQRTANHKSFYALEYTTQNLSNSDKEESSTYYLEYSDESTTRRHIIMESGLDDDDVDDDTSKSLVAEECIMGNCLKENLARIKIVMDSLSYEIDSTNSIDSDVTDEEDDIIEGEIRDRNFMIHSNITGMNELKNINIKVCYSCSERISKELQNSLRRSNTLLKYSTSTIRRLKRIIRHHEIHSEKSRDELNYTMNTLSELESSLLDVRNKSEETENLLRNQLEVKLKELEYKNKETQNIKTKLNENYNLVAQLSSENLSLSREKTRLEESLLCFQKIESSPEHCKKQYPLEKMNSSYRPLTNDSNGCWSMPQSKNTKIRSSNLRSSPETSSSFDFLSENASKNLNSFSVSKSNNANINNNNIVVPVTPPPLRLHRIGSRSSLRKKNQNRNSCIISEAEECTNSIGKMKETGKHFSSIGNLSGTSDISSPDLGVDMSSSDPFSSLERRCLSNSDTIGSIMHENYQLRRENKQLIEKLSRPISNFKDTMD, encoded by the exons CTTTAATGGCCCAGATGGCTTAAACATATTCGGAAATGAACTCTTATCACAAACAAATGGGATTATCCCAA TGTCAGTGCCGATGGATCGACGGAAGGGCGATGGAGGAGGTTGTACAGTTGGAGATATTCCTCTGTCACGGAGATccaatttgaatcaaaatagtGCATCTCGGCCACGAACGCAGTCCCTCATCCCTTTAGGGAAATCTCATTCTGTGGGTAGTGGCGGGATACAACGGATTCGTCCCACTGGGAGTGCAGGAGGGGAGGGGTCATTGGGTGGTATTTTATCTGGGAAGAGTGTGAGAGAGTATGACGAAACTCTACGAGACTTGCAAAGAGATAACTTCAACTTGAAGCTACGCATATACTTTTTGGAGGAACGAATGGGACATGGGGACGGAATTAATTTCTCTTCTGACAAAAACAGTGAGGACTCTATGATAGAGCttaag ATGACCTGTGAGCGTttgaaatatgatataaatgaaaaatcagaGCTTTTGCAAGAGGCAAGATTCGCAATTGAGGATCTAGAAAATCAACTCCACAATGTATCAGAAAAAcgtgaaaaggaaaaaaagtcaaTGGAGGAAAAACTCAAGTCATTAGAGTGCGAATTAAAGGATGCGTGTAACCTAACATACCGCCTCAATAACAACAATAACATCCCATCCAAACGTGATCCATCGAATCATCCATCCTTTTTCAATAGTCCAGTTCATAAAAGAGTTGTTAGCAGCGGTGAGGAGTTTGGTGACTCTGATGATTCTCTACTCAGGGAGGTTGAGATTGAGATGAGGAGGAAAGTCAACTTTGAGGGACCTATAGGCCTTCCACTCCCTGTTGTATtagaaaataaggaaaaagaGGAAGTTGTGGGACGGCAACAGGAATTGGAAGACAATGTGGAGAGATTGAATAAAGTTATTAAGGAAACAGATAAATGTCTTAGAaat GCTCAAAATGTTGTTGCGGCTCGAGTTGTGGAGATCGAGGGATTGAAATCTCAGTTACAGGATAGGGATACTCAAATACATGATATGAAGATCATGAATGAAAAGCTACAAAAGAGTGATCAT GCAAAAGAGTTGGAAATAGAAGACTTGAAATTAAAACGAGACGAGACGTTGGAACTTTTAGACAAGGCTAAGGTTGATTTAGAGtctgaaataatgaaatatgataAGGGACTTCGGCGGAAAGAGAGGATAATCAAA GAATCTGACAATGATAGAAATGATTTTGGTTTGACTACCTGTGTTGTAACTCCTACTACATCTAATATCATACCAAATCAACATCAACCAATGAATGAAGGCAACGAGAATAGTGGAAATAAATGGGGTCTGAATGTTGTCACTCAGAGTCTCCATATTCCACCGAATAGTAAGAATGCTATCCCAACCTGGGAAGTCAAGAAGTTAAGAGAGGACATTAGaattttaagggattttttgaAGATCCGTGTCCacgaaaagaaaaatctattaaGCCAAATTGCAGAGTTAAATAAGAGGATTACCATGAGCAGGAGATCTAGTCTAAGTAGCACGTTTCAAGCTAATACTCCTCCTCCACTCCGGGAGATCACCAATATATCTTGTCAAACAGAAGAAATTTCTTCTGCCGGCTCTCATGAAAGAAACACGCTCAAGGCTCAGCTCTATGCTATCGCAGATAAGTTGAGAAACGTTGAACGATCCTCTCTTGAAACGGACAAAATTGTATCTGACTTGAGAAACATTGCTGCTAACTTAAATATGGCCCATCGAGAAAGGAGAGAGTCTCATTACTCTGATAGTTCGTCTGATTGGACTGGGGGCCTTCCGGATCCGAGTCTTATTAtgccatatttggaatttgaTGATGGCGGAAGGAATGGAGATGATGAGAGGGTCTACTCCTTAAGCAATGGGCGTTTAAATGATCCCAAAAAGTTTTCAATCTATTCTATGCTGGAGCAATTCCAACCCACAGATGTTGATGAACACTGTGAAGGATCCCCTTTACATCAGTCAATGGAAAGTTTAAGTATGCATGAGCCAGCCATTCTGAGTGAGGATTCATGGTCTCAACCGGATGTGAGTGAGGCACGGAATCGAATGGGGATACCTCCTCTCACCATTGCTGCAACAACAACGACGAATAACAGTAATAATTGTACTCtgagtaaatttaataataacagtAGTGTTGTACTTCATCTTGGACTCGATGATGAAAAGGAGTCGGATCTAAATATTTCTCAAAGAACGGCAAATc ACAAATCGTTTTATGCCCTTGAATACACGACTCAAAACTTATCCAATTCTGACAAAGAAGAATCATCCACATATTATTTAGAGTATTCAGATGAGTCAACAACTCGGCGACATATTATTATGGAATCGGGTCTTGATGACGATGATGTCGATGATGATACTTCCAAATCATTAGTTGCAG AAGAATGTATCATGGGAAATTGTCTGAAGGAGAACCTTGCTCGAATCAAGATTGTCATGGATAGTCTAAGCTACGAAATTGATTCAACTAATAGTATTGACTCTGACGTTACAGATGAAGAAGATGACATAATCGAGGGAGAAATAAGGGACCGTAATTTTATGATCCACTCCAATATTACCGGAATGaatgaattaaagaatattaatattaaggtaTGTTACTCTTGTTCAGAGCGCATCTCCAAAGAGCTACAAAATAGTCTTCGTCGCTCAAATACTCTACTTAAATATTCAACTTCTACTATACGACGTCTCAAACGCATCATTCGACACCATGAAATCCATTCCGAAAAATCTCGCGATGAGCTGAATTATACAATGAATACTTTGTCAGAACTAGAATCTTCACTTCTGGATGTACGAAATAAATCTGAGGAAACGGAGAATCTTCTTCGTAATCAGCTTGAAGTCAAATTGAAGGAactagaatataaaaacaaggaaaCTCAGAATATAAAGACTAAATTAAACGAAAACTACAATCTTGTTGCCCAGCTCAGCTCTGAAAATTTGAGCTTATCTCGAGAAAAAACGAGGCTTGAAGAGTCCCTTctctgttttcaaaaaatagaatcctCTCCAGAGCATTGTAAGAAGCAGTATCCccttgaaaaaatgaatagttcGTATAGGCCTCTAACCAATGATTCGAATGGGTGCTGGAGTATGCCGCAAAGTA aaaacaCCAAAATACGCTCATCTAACTTAAGATCTTCGCCAGAAACCTCTTCAAGTTTTGACTTTCTTTCCGAAAACgcctctaaaaatttaaatagcttTTCAGTCTCAAAGTCTAATAACGcaaacatcaataataataatattgttgtcCCTGTCACACCTCCACCCCTTCGGCTACATCGAATAGGATCCCGCTCTAGTCTAcgcaaaaagaatcaaaatcgTAATAGTTGCATTATTTCTGAAGCAGAGGAGTGTACTAATAGTATTGGCAAGATGAAGGAGACTGGAAAACATTTTAGTTCCATTGGTAATTTGTCTGGAACGTCAGATATATCTTCTCCAGATCTAGGAGTGGATATGAGTTCCTCCGATCCTTTCTCTAGTCTTGAGAGGCGGTGTTTATCGA ATTCAGATACCATAGGTAGTATCATGCATGAAAACTATCAACTACGACGGGAAAATAAGCAACTGATTGAGAAGTTGAGTCGGCCAATTTCAAACTTCAAGGACACGATGGATTAA
- the LOC121122081 gene encoding uncharacterized protein isoform X9, which produces MYSPSSSPRKGPFGSNKGSPRKNLLSPSDVTPFSWKITKSAYIQLALSLLCSLFFNGPDGLNIFGNELLSQTNGIIPMSVPMDRRKGDGGGCTVGDIPLSRRSNLNQNSASRPRTQSLIPLGKSHSVGSGGIQRIRPTGSAGGEGSLGGILSGKSVREYDETLRDLQRDNFNLKLRIYFLEERMGHGDGINFSSDKNSEDSMIELKMTCERLKYDINEKSELLQEARFAIEDLENQLHNVSEKREKEKKSMEEKLKSLECELKDACNLTYRLNNNNNIPSKRDPSNHPSFFNSPVHKRVVSSGEEFGDSDDSLLREVEIEMRRKVNFEGPIGLPLPVVLENKEKEEVVGRQQELEDNVERLNKVIKETDKCLRNAQNVVAARVVEIEGLKSQLQDRDTQIHDMKIMNEKLQKSDHAKELEIEDLKLKRDETLELLDKAKVDLESEIMKYDKGLRRKERIIKESDNDRNDFGLTTCVVTPTTSNIIPNQHQPMNEGNENSGNKWGLNVVTQSLHIPPNSKNAIPTWEVKKLREDIRILRDFLKIRVHEKKNLLSQIAELNKRITMSRRSSLSSTFQANTPPPLREITNISCQTEEISSAGSHERNTLKAQLYAIADKLRNVERSSLETDKIVSDLRNIAANLNMAHRERRESHYSDSSSDWTGGLPDPSLIMPYLEFDDGGRNGDDERVYSLSNGRLNDPKKFSIYSMLEQFQPTDVDEHCEGSPLHQSMESLSMHEPAILSEDSWSQPDVSEARNRMGIPPLTIAATTTTNNSNNCTLSKFNNNSSVVLHLGLDDEKESDLNISQRTANQECIMGNCLKENLARIKIVMDSLSYEIDSTNSIDSDVTDEEDDIIEGEIRDRNFMIHSNITGMNELKNINIKVCYSCSERISKELQNSLRRSNTLLKYSTSTIRRLKRIIRHHEIHSEKSRDELNYTMNTLSELESSLLDVRNKSEETENLLRNQLEVKLKELEYKNKETQNIKTKLNENYNLVAQLSSENLSLSREKTRLEESLLCFQKIESSPEHCKKQYPLEKMNSSYRPLTNDSNGCWSMPQSKNTKIRSSNLRSSPETSSSFDFLSENASKNLNSFSVSKSNNANINNNNIVVPVTPPPLRLHRIGSRSSLRKKNQNRNSCIISEAEECTNSIGKMKETGKHFSSIGNLSGTSDISSPDLGVDMSSSDPFSSLERRCLSNSDTIGSIMHENYQLRRENKQLIEKLSRPISNFKDTMD; this is translated from the exons CTTTAATGGCCCAGATGGCTTAAACATATTCGGAAATGAACTCTTATCACAAACAAATGGGATTATCCCAA TGTCAGTGCCGATGGATCGACGGAAGGGCGATGGAGGAGGTTGTACAGTTGGAGATATTCCTCTGTCACGGAGATccaatttgaatcaaaatagtGCATCTCGGCCACGAACGCAGTCCCTCATCCCTTTAGGGAAATCTCATTCTGTGGGTAGTGGCGGGATACAACGGATTCGTCCCACTGGGAGTGCAGGAGGGGAGGGGTCATTGGGTGGTATTTTATCTGGGAAGAGTGTGAGAGAGTATGACGAAACTCTACGAGACTTGCAAAGAGATAACTTCAACTTGAAGCTACGCATATACTTTTTGGAGGAACGAATGGGACATGGGGACGGAATTAATTTCTCTTCTGACAAAAACAGTGAGGACTCTATGATAGAGCttaag ATGACCTGTGAGCGTttgaaatatgatataaatgaaaaatcagaGCTTTTGCAAGAGGCAAGATTCGCAATTGAGGATCTAGAAAATCAACTCCACAATGTATCAGAAAAAcgtgaaaaggaaaaaaagtcaaTGGAGGAAAAACTCAAGTCATTAGAGTGCGAATTAAAGGATGCGTGTAACCTAACATACCGCCTCAATAACAACAATAACATCCCATCCAAACGTGATCCATCGAATCATCCATCCTTTTTCAATAGTCCAGTTCATAAAAGAGTTGTTAGCAGCGGTGAGGAGTTTGGTGACTCTGATGATTCTCTACTCAGGGAGGTTGAGATTGAGATGAGGAGGAAAGTCAACTTTGAGGGACCTATAGGCCTTCCACTCCCTGTTGTATtagaaaataaggaaaaagaGGAAGTTGTGGGACGGCAACAGGAATTGGAAGACAATGTGGAGAGATTGAATAAAGTTATTAAGGAAACAGATAAATGTCTTAGAaat GCTCAAAATGTTGTTGCGGCTCGAGTTGTGGAGATCGAGGGATTGAAATCTCAGTTACAGGATAGGGATACTCAAATACATGATATGAAGATCATGAATGAAAAGCTACAAAAGAGTGATCAT GCAAAAGAGTTGGAAATAGAAGACTTGAAATTAAAACGAGACGAGACGTTGGAACTTTTAGACAAGGCTAAGGTTGATTTAGAGtctgaaataatgaaatatgataAGGGACTTCGGCGGAAAGAGAGGATAATCAAA GAATCTGACAATGATAGAAATGATTTTGGTTTGACTACCTGTGTTGTAACTCCTACTACATCTAATATCATACCAAATCAACATCAACCAATGAATGAAGGCAACGAGAATAGTGGAAATAAATGGGGTCTGAATGTTGTCACTCAGAGTCTCCATATTCCACCGAATAGTAAGAATGCTATCCCAACCTGGGAAGTCAAGAAGTTAAGAGAGGACATTAGaattttaagggattttttgaAGATCCGTGTCCacgaaaagaaaaatctattaaGCCAAATTGCAGAGTTAAATAAGAGGATTACCATGAGCAGGAGATCTAGTCTAAGTAGCACGTTTCAAGCTAATACTCCTCCTCCACTCCGGGAGATCACCAATATATCTTGTCAAACAGAAGAAATTTCTTCTGCCGGCTCTCATGAAAGAAACACGCTCAAGGCTCAGCTCTATGCTATCGCAGATAAGTTGAGAAACGTTGAACGATCCTCTCTTGAAACGGACAAAATTGTATCTGACTTGAGAAACATTGCTGCTAACTTAAATATGGCCCATCGAGAAAGGAGAGAGTCTCATTACTCTGATAGTTCGTCTGATTGGACTGGGGGCCTTCCGGATCCGAGTCTTATTAtgccatatttggaatttgaTGATGGCGGAAGGAATGGAGATGATGAGAGGGTCTACTCCTTAAGCAATGGGCGTTTAAATGATCCCAAAAAGTTTTCAATCTATTCTATGCTGGAGCAATTCCAACCCACAGATGTTGATGAACACTGTGAAGGATCCCCTTTACATCAGTCAATGGAAAGTTTAAGTATGCATGAGCCAGCCATTCTGAGTGAGGATTCATGGTCTCAACCGGATGTGAGTGAGGCACGGAATCGAATGGGGATACCTCCTCTCACCATTGCTGCAACAACAACGACGAATAACAGTAATAATTGTACTCtgagtaaatttaataataacagtAGTGTTGTACTTCATCTTGGACTCGATGATGAAAAGGAGTCGGATCTAAATATTTCTCAAAGAACGGCAAATc AAGAATGTATCATGGGAAATTGTCTGAAGGAGAACCTTGCTCGAATCAAGATTGTCATGGATAGTCTAAGCTACGAAATTGATTCAACTAATAGTATTGACTCTGACGTTACAGATGAAGAAGATGACATAATCGAGGGAGAAATAAGGGACCGTAATTTTATGATCCACTCCAATATTACCGGAATGaatgaattaaagaatattaatattaaggtaTGTTACTCTTGTTCAGAGCGCATCTCCAAAGAGCTACAAAATAGTCTTCGTCGCTCAAATACTCTACTTAAATATTCAACTTCTACTATACGACGTCTCAAACGCATCATTCGACACCATGAAATCCATTCCGAAAAATCTCGCGATGAGCTGAATTATACAATGAATACTTTGTCAGAACTAGAATCTTCACTTCTGGATGTACGAAATAAATCTGAGGAAACGGAGAATCTTCTTCGTAATCAGCTTGAAGTCAAATTGAAGGAactagaatataaaaacaaggaaaCTCAGAATATAAAGACTAAATTAAACGAAAACTACAATCTTGTTGCCCAGCTCAGCTCTGAAAATTTGAGCTTATCTCGAGAAAAAACGAGGCTTGAAGAGTCCCTTctctgttttcaaaaaatagaatcctCTCCAGAGCATTGTAAGAAGCAGTATCCccttgaaaaaatgaatagttcGTATAGGCCTCTAACCAATGATTCGAATGGGTGCTGGAGTATGCCGCAAAGTA aaaacaCCAAAATACGCTCATCTAACTTAAGATCTTCGCCAGAAACCTCTTCAAGTTTTGACTTTCTTTCCGAAAACgcctctaaaaatttaaatagcttTTCAGTCTCAAAGTCTAATAACGcaaacatcaataataataatattgttgtcCCTGTCACACCTCCACCCCTTCGGCTACATCGAATAGGATCCCGCTCTAGTCTAcgcaaaaagaatcaaaatcgTAATAGTTGCATTATTTCTGAAGCAGAGGAGTGTACTAATAGTATTGGCAAGATGAAGGAGACTGGAAAACATTTTAGTTCCATTGGTAATTTGTCTGGAACGTCAGATATATCTTCTCCAGATCTAGGAGTGGATATGAGTTCCTCCGATCCTTTCTCTAGTCTTGAGAGGCGGTGTTTATCGA ATTCAGATACCATAGGTAGTATCATGCATGAAAACTATCAACTACGACGGGAAAATAAGCAACTGATTGAGAAGTTGAGTCGGCCAATTTCAAACTTCAAGGACACGATGGATTAA